CGGCGCAGCGCCGGGGCCATTTTGTTGGTCAGCGTCCCCGCAACGATCATCACGTCGGATTGACGCGGGCTCGGGCGCGGAATGATACCGAAACGGTCGAGGTCATAACGGCTCATATACGCATGGATCATCTCCACCGCACAGCACGCCAAACCGAACGTCATCGGCCACAGCGACCCGGTGCGGGCCCAGTCGAACAGATTATCGGCCTGCGTCAGCAGAAAGCCTTTTTCATTCAAATGCTTTGAAATCGCGGCGGGCACAACGTCCTGCTGCGCGGCGGGCGGCATGGCCAATCCAGATTCAAGCGGCGCAGGCGGCGCGGTAAAGACGTGACGATCATGTGACATTGTTGATTACTCCCAATCCAACGCGCCTTTTTTCCATTCA
The genomic region above belongs to Micavibrio aeruginosavorus EPB and contains:
- a CDS encoding NuoB/complex I 20 kDa subunit family protein, coding for MSHDRHVFTAPPAPLESGLAMPPAAQQDVVPAAISKHLNEKGFLLTQADNLFDWARTGSLWPMTFGLACCAVEMIHAYMSRYDLDRFGIIPRPSPRQSDVMIVAGTLTNKMAPALRRVYDQMPEPRWVVSMGSCANGGGYYHYSYSVVRGCDRIVPVDIYVPGCPPTAEALVYGLMQLQKKIQREDTRIVR